The genomic window TGTTAACTGTTCCAGGGCATGGACACTGGGCAAATGTAGCGTCCACATTTTGACTCAATAGTTTCCCTTTGTGATTTCAGCTGATGAGGACCTGTGCTGACCTCTTCCGTCTGGTGCCCTTCATGGTGTTCATCATCGTTCCTTTCATGGAGTTCCTCCTACCTGTCTTCCTCAAGCTCTTCCCAGAGATGCTGCCCTCCACCTTTGAGACAGAGACCAAAAAGGTATATGTTCAtgtacacaaagacacacacccacacacacacacactgccgcCTGAATGACCTCCCAACTGAGTTCATAATGATTATGTAACTCCTCAGATATGGCTGCTGAACTAAGAAGATCCGCCTGTACAGCCACATGACTTTATCTAATCTGGGTAATTTACTTGGCTAGATTAGCAAAATATAAACATGCTGTCCGTATTTGACAAACCTTCACAAAGCCGAGACCTGATCTTCCAAAAGCCCCTTATTAATTAGTCTATTGATTTTATAATTACACTGAACCAGAAATATGAAGTTCCTTTTGTTAAGGTCTAATCTCCTGTAGAAGAAAAGCAGCAGGTCTCTGTTCTTGGTCCAGTCAGCCTGTCCACTCTGATTTTCTTCACTGTTTCTGGTTGAGCAGTTCACAGATATGCTCTCGTGATTCTGGACCGCACAGACGGTCTCAGGTCCCAGCGCGGCCTTTTAAAACCTGACTGATcataagaaggaaaaaagaaggcATATTTTGATGGTAGATTACAGTACAGAGGCAAAATCAGGGCAGGAGACACAAGAGATGTGTAACGTGTTTATTTTATGATCCCCTGTCCATCCTGTTAGCATTGTGCTTAAAGCTAATGTGtcacatacatttttataagaaataaatataacTAATGCTGTAAACATTTCTTTGGTCACATGTTTATTTGACACTTCCTGCTGGATTTGACTCTGTGGTCTGTTTTTTCATCATGTATTAAGAGGACAGTTTCATAGTATGTCTCTTTTGTGACACATTTTTGAATTCATGAAGTTTCATTACTAATTAGAACGCTAAATGTAATGATCACAGTGTCTGCAGTGCACTAACCAGCCATCAATGTCTGTATATGTGTATTTTCATGCATCAAACTGTTTCCATAATAGAAGTTTTCACGTTTAATAACTAACCTGTGtcccctctctttccttcctgcaggaggagaagcagaagaaggGTCTGGCGGCTAAGCTGGAATTGGCCAAGTTTCTCCAAGAGACCATCGCTGAAATGGCCCGAAGGAATAAAGCAAAAGCTCTGACAGAAGATGAGACGCAGCGCTTCTCCACATATGTTCAGAAGGTAGGTTATAGACAAAGTGATGTGTTTACAGTTATTGGTGGCCCATGCATACATGTTTTATCCTAGTAAGAAGTTGATTAAAGCTCAGGATTTCATCAGTTTCCAGGGGTGCAGGCCTGTATCCTTTAGGTTGAATAATAAAACTCTGTGTGTTCCTGGCAGGTGCGGGGCACAGGTGAGCAACCCACCACAAAGGACATTGTCCGGTTTTCGAAGCTGTTTGAAGACGAGCTGACGCTGGAGCACCTGGAGCGCCCCCAGCTTGTCGCTCTGTGTAAACTGCTGGAGCTGCAGCCCATCGGCACCAACAACTTGCTGCGTTTCCAGCTGATGTTGCAACTCAGAACCATCAAGGCAGACGATGAGGTGAGGCCAAGGACTGAAATCTGGTGCTGAGAAACTCTTGGCCTTttaggaagaaaaagaaacaaagttatTTCTTAGGACAACTACAGTTTGGATCACTTCTCATACTTGTGCAACAGTTTTCTGACTCACCTCTCTGTTCACAGATGATCGCAGCAGAGGGTGTGGCAGCTATGAGTGTGTCAGAGTTGCAGGCTGCGTGTCGTAGTCGTGGGATGAGGTCTCTGGGTCTCACCACTGACCAGCTACGTCTGCAGATGCAGCAGGTGAGCAGCTGAATGTTGCTTTTTAGCTTCGTGTGACTAAATCCTTATTTCACAAATGTATTGTTCCCCTACTGACACTAAGTTAGGCTGTACACGATCTTTTACAAATCATGTATATTTTTACCTTCTAATCATTGTCTTAGTTTGTTTGGAGAAAATGAGTGCACAATATGTTAAATGATTGAATGAATGCTCTCACATGGTGTCACTGTTCCATATTTAATAAGTGCTGTTCTCCGTGCAGTGGCTGGATCTTCACTTGAAGGAGAACGTTCCTCCATCACTGCTGCTACTCTCCAGAGCCATGTATCTGACCGACCTCAAACCCAAACCCCCAGTTATCCCACCCGTTCCCAAACTCGAGGTTTGAACTTTACATTCTTCTTAAAATATTACAGACTGCACCATCATATGTTCACTGTACAGATTACAGAATGTACAGATTATGGTTGTTCTCAGCTGAACGTTCATGCTGATTAAGTAGCTGGTATGCAGGTCGCTGATGTGGGGTACATTTTGTTTAATCTCTTAACAAGGAGCATGAGCTGTTTCATAACAAATTCTAATGTTTGTTGGTCAGACAGATTATGAGCAGCCTTGACTGCTCATAACTTGATAAATGTTTTAGTCtctgaaatatataaaaagcaCCAAAAAATACCCACCACTGCTTTCAACATCAAAGAATAGTCTTTGAAAGTCTGAACAATTTTACAAATCCAAATTATGTTTTCATTATCTTATGAGGTCGCTCATATAAGGAGctaatataaaatatggagtataaaaatataaaacatatccaTATGTACATAGACATACATAAGAACACATATGTatacacatataaacatataaatatttgtgcatatacatacacatgcacatagacacatgtacatacgtacatacatacatactacaATTGAGGTCATAAAATTATGCAAGCCCCTCTAAACCCTGGACGGGGGATAGGCGGATGATACAGTtcgctatttatttgtttgagtttgataaaattgaaatttaaaagttaggtttgattttgcaatataagaatttaataatttatttgctCTTGGAACAAAAGAGTTCTTGTAAATATTCTTTGTGGTTGCTGTCACTTAAATATTTGCGATTGCTTTATTCAGTAAATGTggaatcatcatcatctgctGTACTGGACTACAACTACATCCTGAAGTTACTCATGTTAAACTCAGAAAGCTCTTATATCATCCTGCATGTAGGAGGTCCGAAGGCAGGTAGTCTTTTATGGGATCTGTTTTCTTatcagatgttttatttgtttctctttcagaAAAGTACTCCTCCTCCAGTGGAGAGTGCAGGAGCGAACTCGAACGCAGTCACTACAGACATGTTGGCAGACCCTGCCATCATCATCAAAGAAAGACAGGTCAGTGCTCTCCTCAAAACACAGCCCCAGTGTACGATGTGATGAACAGAGTGTAAAACGGGTCATCAGTGCCTCTAAGAATAGATTTCTGCTAAATCATTATATTTTACATCAGATGTTTGTTTAATTCTGAAGAGATAGTGCAGCTGTGTTGTAATCGGTGCTGATTTTAAGGCTTCATAGTCACCTATCAGAGCAGCTACAAAGTGAGACGGTGTTCATCCTTGGATAGAGAGCTGTTATAAAGCGAATATTCAGCCTCCCTACAAATATGGTAATTTTTGAACACACTGAAGGAGAAATTTATAAATGGATTAAgacatttttcaactttttaagGGAATGGTTCAACATTTTGGAAAGGCCAATTAATGTTTGGCTCTGTAGTTCAATCCAGTATCTctaaaagtcatgaaataaaatgtggacctcatttttttcactttagagATGGATTTTAGATCGATCACTGTAACCAAGCTgttttgtttcatgtctttGAGCTGAGCTAAGGTATGCTAAGCTAAAAGGCTGTTTTTTGCGGCTTCAAATATCTATATAATCACATAAGAGCAATATCAACCCTCTCATCTAACGCTTAACAAAAGAGTAAACAGTATGTTCcccaaaatgtgaaaaaatgctTAAAACTCCAAACTTAGGTTTCTTTTGATTGTCTGTAAAGAGAGTCATCACCTAAACAATTGGCATGTTATCTTTGTTCATGAAAAGTTGAGCTTGTGGAGAGGCATGGTTTTCCCTTTGTAACATGTGAATGATCTGCACCCTTACAGAAAAGCATGCAGAGGCAGTTATTCAGatgatttgtgttgattttttattgtttgttttgcaggtgGAGGAGTTGAGAGACAAAGCTCCTGTGATCTCAGACAAACCTTTGACTCCTGCTGAAGTCCTTCAGGTGAGCACCTGCTGTTTCTAAATCCTGTGAGCTCCACAGAAACCAGCACAGGATTCAATGTTACCCAGAGTTTCATAATCCAGTTAGATCTTCCTGGACCTTTCTCACATGACACGCTAATCTCTCACCGTGTGACACAGCTACTGTTCTTATGAAAAGTTTGTATTGTCCTAAAAAGAGGGTGCTGCAATGCAGAGGAGAACATGGAACCTGGTCAGAAATCTGTTTAGATACTGTATATACTGTACGTGTTACATTCACAGATCTGAACCCATTGTAAATACAGAATGATTCTGACAAAGCAAGATCAGCATGTCTCAAGTTAACTCTGTGAGGTTTAAAAATAGCTGATAAATATAGACCTTCTACTCGGGCACCTTCCAAGAGATcttcaacatttaaagagacactaCACCTTATCAGAACCTGTCAGATGTAGCAACTTTCAAGTTATTTTGATGGCATACATTCTTGATTTTACCAAAGCAACAAAAGAtggtttcctctctttttgacAACCCTTTTACTGaatatgtttctatttttatagCACCGAGTTTATGACATGCAAACCAGTAAAAAATGCTGACAAATCATAGAAGATACAAACTATAGTTAATTATCCCACAAATTAAAAGGTGTTCATATGTGGATTTACAAAAAGGCACCTTACATTtggaaaatattaagattttcagatgttttatcTCCAAAGAATATAACAATGATGGGATATTGTGTGCTTTACTACATGTAAACATTGAGCTAAGTTCCCTTACCCTATGTAAACATCCCCCTATGTTCATCTAACAAACAAGGGTGTCATTTTTGGGATGGTTTGTTTTCCCCCTGGGCTTTAAGAGGTCCAGTGCATACAGCATACATTTTAAAGTCTTCTTGTTGTAGGTAACTGAATGAACTTTAAGAATACTTCAAAAGCCAAGCAAAGGAAGCACCGATAGGCATGGATGTTAACTTTGAGGTCTCAGCAAAGGTTACTTTTTACTCACTTATTCAGGAATTCTGAGGTCTGCCAGTGTAGCACAAATA from Notolabrus celidotus isolate fNotCel1 chromosome 9, fNotCel1.pri, whole genome shotgun sequence includes these protein-coding regions:
- the letm2 gene encoding LETM1 domain-containing protein LETM2, mitochondrial; the encoded protein is MAVFSHQVLLAVTRSRGSYLLSKRQSCSSLSSKAYLHIDPPRHSSSLLTLRHSRHGYPHCYRGHTLSRNHNSALLARSLHSSGVWLQDIKQDDIKASPAASQDASKTDSNAAAAQSQPPTAPAPTSTTSTTTAATATAAAVPPVQERAVAKKSIYLRIVDELKHYYNGFRLLGIDIKIAGRMVWRLLHGQLLSRRERRRLMRTCADLFRLVPFMVFIIVPFMEFLLPVFLKLFPEMLPSTFETETKKEEKQKKGLAAKLELAKFLQETIAEMARRNKAKALTEDETQRFSTYVQKVRGTGEQPTTKDIVRFSKLFEDELTLEHLERPQLVALCKLLELQPIGTNNLLRFQLMLQLRTIKADDEMIAAEGVAAMSVSELQAACRSRGMRSLGLTTDQLRLQMQQWLDLHLKENVPPSLLLLSRAMYLTDLKPKPPVIPPVPKLEKSTPPPVESAGANSNAVTTDMLADPAIIIKERQVEELRDKAPVISDKPLTPAEVLQAKAATEVSQKSKMSANGV